The Candidatus Nanosynbacter sp. HMT-352 genomic interval TGAGAATATATCTATTTTGATGTATAATAAGGTTATTGAAAAGAGCTGATAATTCAGGTAATAGTGAGGGAGATATGACTAAACAAACAAACGAACAATCTTATGATGGCTCACAAATTCAGGTTCTAGAGGGTCTTGAGCCGGTTCGTAAGCGTCCAGGAATGTACATCGGTAGTACGGGGTATGAGGGCGTACATCACTTGATTAAGGAAATCGCCGATAACTCAATTGACGAGGCAATCGCTGGTTATGCTACAAAGGTTGAAGTAACTTTGTTAAAGGATGGTGGTGTTCGAGTATCTGATGATGGTCGTGGTATTCCTGTCGATAAACACCCAAAGACGGGTAAGAGTACGCTAGAGACGGTATTAACAATCTTGCATGCCGGCGGTAAGTTTGGTGGCGGCGGCTATAAGGTTTCGTCTGGACTTCACGGTGTTGGTTCTAGTGTTGTGAATGCGCTATCTACGCGTATGATTGCTGAGGTTAGAAAAAATGGCAAGATTTATCGTCAAGAATATGCAACAGGGGTACCTCAGACAGACCTGGAAGTTGTTGGAAAGTCTGATACTACTGGAACGACAATTACGTTTTATCCAGATCCAACTATCTTTAAAGAGACGGTTAATTTTGACTATAAATGGGTTGTTAACTATCTTCGTCATCAGGCATATCTTACAAAGGGTATTTATACGTCAGTTGTTGATGAGCGAACTGGTGAACGAAAAGCTTTCTACTTTGAGGGCGGTATTCAGAGTTATGTAAAGAACCTGAATATTGGTAAAGATGTTTTATCGGACGATATATTTTATGTCGAGAAGCAGGTTGAAGATTGCATGGTAGAGATCGCTGTTCAGTATAATGATACATATGTTGAAGTGGTGAAACCCTTTGCTAACAATGTCTTAACGCCTGATGGTGGTACTCATTTGGTTGGTTTTCGAACGGCTCTCACTCGCGTAATTAATGATTATGCGCGCAAGAATAGCTTGCTTAAAGAAAAAGAAGACAATCTGACTGGCGATGATATTCGCGAAGGTTTGACGGCAGTTATTCTGGTGAAATTGCCAGATCCTCAGTTTGAAGGTCAGACTAAGAACAAACTTGGCAATCCAGAGATGCGCCGCTATGTAGATCAGGTAATGAGCGAATATTTCGCGTATTATTTGGAAGAAAATCCAGCTACGGCTAAGAAGGTTGTCGGCAAGGCTACGCTGGCGGCGCGAGCTCGTAAGGCGGCAAGAGCTGCGCGCGACAACGTTATCCGTAAGGGGGCATTTGAAGGCTTAAATCTACCCTCTAAGTTGACAGACTGCTCATCCCGTAATCGAAAAGATTGTGAATTATTTATTGTTGAGGGTAATTCAGCTGCAGGTTCGGCTAAGGATGGTCGCGATTCAACTATTCAGGCTGTTCTTCCTCTTCGCGGTAAGGTATTAAATACCGAGCGCGCAAGGTTTGATAAAATGTTCGCTAATGCTGAAATTGTTTCGTTGATTAAGGCTATGGGCGTTGGAATTGGCGACCAATTTGATATCAGTGGTATTCGTTACGACAAGATAATCTTCATGACAGATGCTGATGTTGACGGTGCGCACATTTCTACACTTTTGATGACATTCTTCTTCCGATACATGTCTGAAGTGATTGAAGCGGGTCATGTGTATTTGGCGAAGCCGCCTCTATTTGGTCTAAGTAGAGGAACTGGTAGCAATCGTAAGATAGACTATGTTTATGATGAAGTGGCTCTCGAGCAAAAATTGAACGAAAAGATTAATGAACGTAAGGCTGCAGGTATAAAAATTGATGAAAATGCTGAAAGATTTAAGCAAGCAGGCTATACGGCGCAGCAACGATTTAAGGGTCTTGGCGAGATGGATGCCGCCCAATTATGGGAAACAACTATGAATCCAGAAAACCGAACATTAGTGAAGGTTAATATTGAGGACGCAGAACGTGCAGACGCGATATTTACGAAGCTTATGGGTGATAGTGTAGAATTGAGGAAAAATTTTATTCAAACAAATGCCGCTAAGGTTAATGTGGAAGATTTGGACTTTTAAGGAGGAGATATGGCGGATAATGACAATAAAAATATAGTAGAACCAGAAATTCTGAATGAAGAACCAGAAGTTCGCGGTATTGAAAAGTCGACAGTTGAGCGTGTTATGGAGGACTCCTTCCTTAAGTATTCCATGTCGGTTATTATTGACCGTGCCTTACCGGATGTTCGTGATGGACTAAAGCCTGTTAATCGTCGTATTTTATATGCGATGAATAAGAACGGTTGGCGTGCTCCTCATGCTACAGTGAAGTCGGCAAAGATCGTCGGTGAAGTGATGGGTAACTACCATCCGCACGGTGACTCATCAATTTATGACGCTATGGTGAACTTGGCTCAACCTTGGAAGATGCGCTATACGCTGGTTGAGGGTCAAGGTAACTTCGGATCAATGGATGGTGATGAGCCAGCAGCCTCTCGTTATACTGAGGCGCGAATGGATAAAATTGGTGGCGAGTTGCTGTCTGACATTGACAAAGAAACTGTTGACTTTCGCGATAACTTCGACGGAACAGAGAAAGAACCGGTGGTTTTGCCGTCGGCCGTTCCGAATATCCTGCTGAACGGTCAGATGGGTATTGCTGTTGGTATGGCGACGAATATTCCACCGCACAACCTTAGTGAGGTGGTTGACGCTACAGTCGCCCAAATAGATAATCCTGAAATTACATTAGATGAACTATTGACACATATTAAGGGTCCTGATTTTCCGACAGGTGCGGAAGTCTATGGTGGTGCGCCAATGCGTCAAGCATATGAAACTGGGCGCGGCTCAGTTACGATTCGTGCGGTTGCGTCGATTGAAGAGCGCAAAAATGGCCGTTACAGTATTATAATCACCGAAGTTCCATACGGTATGAGCAAGGAAGGCTTTGTTGATAAGGTTCGAGAACTTGTCCTTGCCAAAAAAATAACGCACATTGCCGATGCGCGAGATGAAAGTGCTCGTGGTAAGGTTCGAGTTGTTGTTGAACTGAA includes:
- a CDS encoding DNA gyrase/topoisomerase IV subunit B, giving the protein MTKQTNEQSYDGSQIQVLEGLEPVRKRPGMYIGSTGYEGVHHLIKEIADNSIDEAIAGYATKVEVTLLKDGGVRVSDDGRGIPVDKHPKTGKSTLETVLTILHAGGKFGGGGYKVSSGLHGVGSSVVNALSTRMIAEVRKNGKIYRQEYATGVPQTDLEVVGKSDTTGTTITFYPDPTIFKETVNFDYKWVVNYLRHQAYLTKGIYTSVVDERTGERKAFYFEGGIQSYVKNLNIGKDVLSDDIFYVEKQVEDCMVEIAVQYNDTYVEVVKPFANNVLTPDGGTHLVGFRTALTRVINDYARKNSLLKEKEDNLTGDDIREGLTAVILVKLPDPQFEGQTKNKLGNPEMRRYVDQVMSEYFAYYLEENPATAKKVVGKATLAARARKAARAARDNVIRKGAFEGLNLPSKLTDCSSRNRKDCELFIVEGNSAAGSAKDGRDSTIQAVLPLRGKVLNTERARFDKMFANAEIVSLIKAMGVGIGDQFDISGIRYDKIIFMTDADVDGAHISTLLMTFFFRYMSEVIEAGHVYLAKPPLFGLSRGTGSNRKIDYVYDEVALEQKLNEKINERKAAGIKIDENAERFKQAGYTAQQRFKGLGEMDAAQLWETTMNPENRTLVKVNIEDAERADAIFTKLMGDSVELRKNFIQTNAAKVNVEDLDF